A region of Longimicrobium sp. DNA encodes the following proteins:
- a CDS encoding LytTR family DNA-binding domain-containing protein, with amino-acid sequence MPLRSLIVDDEPLARELLRRMLDAHDDVEVIGECGSGTQAVDAVREQRPDLIFLDIQMPGLDGFAVLSQLAPDIPEVVFVTAYDQYALRAFDVHALDYLLKPFDEERLARAVDRARAHLRRPDAGGDRRQILALLDELRGTRSWRERLVIRVGERAFLQRVADIDWLEADGKYVKVHAGPAVHTIRETMTQLSEVLDPRRFLRISRSAIVNIDRIREIQPWFRGDYVVIMQNGAEVTSTRGYRDTLKSLLSGET; translated from the coding sequence ATGCCCCTTCGTTCCCTGATCGTCGACGACGAGCCGCTGGCCCGCGAGCTCCTGCGCCGCATGCTGGACGCCCACGACGACGTGGAGGTGATCGGCGAGTGCGGCAGCGGCACGCAGGCGGTGGACGCCGTGCGCGAGCAGCGCCCCGACCTGATCTTCCTGGACATCCAGATGCCGGGGCTGGACGGCTTCGCGGTGCTCTCGCAGCTCGCCCCCGACATCCCCGAGGTGGTGTTCGTGACCGCGTACGACCAGTACGCGCTGCGGGCGTTCGACGTGCACGCGCTGGACTACCTGCTGAAGCCGTTCGACGAGGAGCGGCTGGCCCGCGCGGTCGACCGGGCGCGCGCCCATCTGCGCCGCCCCGACGCCGGCGGCGACCGGCGGCAGATCCTGGCGCTGCTCGACGAGCTGCGCGGCACGCGCAGCTGGCGCGAGCGGCTGGTGATCCGCGTGGGCGAGCGCGCCTTCCTGCAGCGCGTGGCCGACATCGACTGGCTGGAGGCCGATGGGAAGTACGTGAAGGTGCACGCCGGCCCCGCCGTGCACACCATCCGCGAGACCATGACGCAGCTCTCCGAGGTGCTGGACCCGCGCCGCTTCCTGCGCATCTCCCGCTCGGCCATCGTGAACATCGACCGCATCCGCGAGATCCAGCCGTGGTTCCGCGGCGACTACGTGGTCAT
- a CDS encoding sensor histidine kinase → MQPAPTPSRRPPRPGGDIHAGDVTRWPLSGYLAAVAAAVVVSALIATENYWVLIRMKQPEPWITLFAFELPNWFIWLLATPSIFWLARRLPVHGPHRWRNVALHLPLSAAAVFLTLILIAAVKAPFREVPIPGMAAFAESVLVEFQRIFATIMPFYFIILGAGTAVQLARESRIRAVRGARLQTQLERARGDLLRMQLQPHFLFNTLHAVSALMERDVPAARRMITRLSDLLRLSLDNDSRYEVSLEEEVEFLDRYVEIQRIRFGARLRVFYDLAPGTRRLMVPRLLLQPLVENAITHGLSRLERPGTVRVESAVADGRLAIRVLDDGAGLAGGAVAREGVGLGNTRLRLQQLYGDSHRFSISDRPEGGCEVRIELPAGTLERAPSADAWWDRDEWVEGAGAPYSTAA, encoded by the coding sequence ATGCAGCCCGCTCCCACGCCCTCCAGACGGCCGCCGCGCCCCGGCGGCGACATCCACGCCGGCGACGTCACGCGGTGGCCGCTCTCCGGCTACCTGGCCGCGGTCGCGGCGGCGGTCGTGGTCTCCGCGCTCATCGCCACCGAGAACTACTGGGTGCTCATCCGGATGAAGCAGCCGGAGCCCTGGATCACCCTCTTCGCCTTCGAGCTTCCCAACTGGTTCATCTGGCTGCTGGCCACGCCCTCCATCTTCTGGCTGGCGCGCCGCCTTCCCGTGCACGGGCCGCACCGCTGGCGCAACGTGGCGCTGCACCTGCCGCTCAGCGCGGCGGCGGTGTTCCTGACGCTGATCCTGATCGCCGCGGTGAAGGCGCCGTTCCGCGAGGTGCCGATCCCCGGGATGGCGGCCTTCGCCGAGAGCGTGCTGGTGGAGTTCCAGCGCATCTTCGCCACGATCATGCCCTTCTACTTCATCATCCTGGGGGCGGGCACGGCGGTGCAGCTGGCGCGCGAGAGCCGCATCCGCGCCGTGCGAGGGGCGCGGCTGCAGACGCAGCTGGAGCGCGCGCGGGGCGACCTGCTGCGCATGCAGCTGCAGCCGCACTTCCTGTTCAACACCCTGCACGCCGTTTCCGCGCTGATGGAGCGCGACGTGCCCGCGGCGCGGCGGATGATCACGCGGCTTTCCGACCTGCTGCGCCTGTCGCTGGACAACGACTCGCGCTACGAGGTGTCGCTCGAGGAAGAGGTGGAGTTCCTGGACCGCTACGTGGAGATCCAGCGCATCCGCTTCGGGGCGCGGCTGCGGGTGTTCTACGATCTGGCGCCCGGGACGCGCCGCCTGATGGTCCCCCGCCTCCTCCTGCAGCCGCTGGTGGAGAACGCCATCACCCACGGCCTTTCGCGGCTGGAGCGGCCGGGCACCGTGCGCGTGGAGAGCGCCGTGGCCGACGGCCGGCTGGCGATCCGCGTGCTGGACGACGGGGCGGGGCTGGCGGGCGGCGCCGTGGCCCGCGAGGGCGTGGGGCTGGGGAACACCCGGCTGCGGCTTCAGCAGCTGTACGGCGACTCGCACCGCTTCTCCATCTCCGACCGGCCGGAGGGGGGATGCGAGGTGCGCATCGAGCTTCCCGCCGGCACGCTGGAGCGCGCGCCCTCCGCCGATGCCTGGTGGGACCGGGACGAGTGGGTGGAGGGTGCCGGCGCCCCGTATTCCACCGCGGCATAG